In a genomic window of Flavobacterium sp. KACC 22761:
- the rbfA gene encoding 30S ribosome-binding factor RbfA: protein METNRQKKIGGVIQKDLVDILQGEVRKNGITNLVISVSKVSVTTDLSVATVYLSIFPQEKAKETLEAIKSNTTLIKHDLSQRVRLQLRRVPNLVFFIDDSLDYIEKIDNALAGKENPIENRDLLEKRRKS, encoded by the coding sequence ATGGAAACAAATAGACAGAAAAAAATAGGCGGTGTCATCCAGAAAGACTTGGTTGATATCTTGCAAGGTGAAGTGCGAAAAAACGGAATTACCAATTTAGTAATTTCAGTATCCAAAGTTAGTGTAACTACAGATTTATCTGTGGCAACAGTATATTTAAGCATTTTTCCGCAGGAGAAAGCAAAAGAAACTTTAGAAGCTATAAAATCAAATACAACTCTAATCAAACATGATTTGTCACAACGCGTGCGCCTGCAGTTGCGCCGTGTGCCAAACTTGGTGTTTTTTATCGATGACTCATTAGATTATATCGAAAAAATCGACAATGCTTTAGCAGGCAAAGAAAACCCTATCGAAAATCGTGATCTTTTAGAAAAAAGAAGAAAATCATAA
- a CDS encoding ABC transporter permease: protein MNFPLYIAKRYIFSKSKNNAINIINRIASLGIIAGTMALFVVLSVFSGLKVFSLSFTNEIDPDLKMTSTLGKSFLITPDQESQIKKIEGVVSYTKIIEERVLFLFKDKQKVTSLKGVDRNYPVVNDIRKKLFTGQWLKPDTYQVVIGYGISRDFSLGVLDFENPLQIFAPKPGKGAIENPDDAFTKTDVLPVGIYSISEDLDSKYVFADLGLVQELLMYKPNQISGIEFNLEENANESAIRSQLESIFKNKVTLKNRAQLNESLYRMLNTENIAVYLIFTLVIIVALFNLIGALIMMILEKKGNLKTLFNLGTEITHLRKIFLLQGTLLSVFGGIIGLILGVILVLLQQKYELIMITPTLAFPVVFTIENILIVLGTIISLGFLASLIACSRVSKKLLD, encoded by the coding sequence TTGAATTTCCCGCTTTACATAGCCAAACGTTATATTTTTAGCAAAAGCAAAAACAATGCTATCAATATCATAAACCGCATTGCCAGCTTAGGAATTATTGCTGGTACAATGGCTTTGTTTGTGGTTTTGTCTGTTTTTAGCGGATTGAAAGTTTTTAGTCTCTCTTTTACAAACGAGATTGATCCCGATTTAAAAATGACAAGTACCTTAGGAAAATCATTTTTGATTACGCCCGATCAGGAAAGTCAGATCAAAAAAATTGAAGGTGTTGTCTCATACACAAAAATTATCGAAGAGCGCGTTTTGTTTTTGTTCAAAGACAAACAAAAAGTTACTTCATTAAAAGGAGTTGACCGCAATTATCCTGTAGTCAACGACATTAGAAAAAAGCTTTTTACAGGACAATGGCTTAAACCAGATACTTATCAAGTAGTAATTGGTTACGGAATTTCCCGTGATTTTTCTCTCGGCGTTTTGGATTTTGAAAATCCCCTACAGATTTTTGCACCAAAACCTGGAAAAGGTGCAATCGAAAATCCTGATGATGCTTTTACAAAAACAGATGTTTTGCCAGTTGGAATTTATTCAATCAGTGAAGATCTAGATTCCAAATATGTTTTTGCCGATTTAGGTTTGGTGCAGGAATTATTGATGTACAAGCCAAATCAGATTTCGGGCATTGAATTTAATTTAGAAGAAAATGCAAATGAAAGCGCAATTCGATCGCAACTTGAAAGCATTTTTAAAAATAAAGTGACGCTTAAAAACAGAGCACAGCTGAATGAATCTTTGTATAGAATGCTTAACACCGAAAATATCGCTGTTTATTTGATTTTCACTTTAGTAATTATTGTGGCGCTTTTTAATTTGATTGGCGCTTTGATTATGATGATTTTAGAGAAAAAAGGAAATCTCAAAACCCTTTTTAACCTCGGAACAGAAATAACCCATCTGCGAAAAATATTCCTTCTTCAAGGAACTTTGCTGAGTGTTTTTGGTGGTATAATCGGACTTATTTTGGGTGTTATTTTAGTGTTACTCCAACAAAAATACGAGCTGATTATGATTACGCCAACTTTGGCATTTCCGGTTGTTTTTACAATTGAAAACATATTGATTGTCTTAGGAACCATTATTTCTTTAGGTTTCTTGGCATCTTTAATTGCTTGCAGTCGCGTGAGCAAAAAGCTGTTGGATTAA
- a CDS encoding MATE family efflux transporter: protein MTETSIKKSFISKIFTTTKQALKGDESFDYTSGSIKKAVILLAIPMVLEMMMESVFALVDLYFVGHLEHSSFAIQTVGLTESVLTVIYSLAIGMSMAATAVVARRIGEKDAVAAAKAGMQSIIVAFAVNSVLSMFGIIYAKDILILMGSSIESAEHGFRFTQIMIGSSLCIMLLFLINGIFRGAGNAAIAMKSLWIANICNIILCPILINGLGPIPAFGLIGAALATTIGRSIGVFYQLYHLFSGKGILKIKIPYFAPDFTQIKALVKIAAPGILQFVIASCSWIFLAQLVATTGGDHGSAGYQTALRIMMFFILPAWGLSNAAATLVGQNLGAKQIERAEKSVYTTARYNVIFMATIMIITLVFGQYIISFFTNDQQVKTIAIEALQIMSIGFIFYGIGMVLINTFNGAGDTWTPTGINFFGFWLFQIPLAFVLAKHFNMGPTGVFIAIPVAETAITLTGIFFYKRGKWKRVQV, encoded by the coding sequence ATGACAGAAACATCTATAAAGAAAAGTTTTATTTCTAAAATTTTTACCACAACAAAACAAGCTTTAAAAGGCGACGAATCATTTGATTATACTTCGGGAAGTATAAAAAAAGCCGTAATTCTATTAGCCATCCCAATGGTTTTGGAAATGATGATGGAATCGGTTTTTGCTCTAGTCGATTTGTATTTCGTGGGACATTTGGAACACAGCAGTTTTGCAATTCAAACAGTTGGATTGACAGAATCTGTATTAACCGTAATTTATTCACTCGCAATAGGAATGAGTATGGCAGCGACCGCCGTTGTCGCAAGGCGAATTGGCGAAAAAGATGCGGTTGCGGCGGCGAAAGCAGGAATGCAATCAATTATAGTTGCATTTGCAGTAAATAGTGTACTGAGCATGTTCGGAATTATTTATGCAAAAGATATTTTGATTTTAATGGGTTCTTCAATAGAATCAGCCGAACACGGTTTCCGATTTACACAGATTATGATTGGCTCAAGTTTGTGTATTATGCTTTTATTCTTAATTAACGGAATTTTCCGCGGAGCCGGAAATGCGGCAATTGCAATGAAAAGTCTTTGGATTGCCAATATTTGTAATATCATTTTATGCCCGATTTTAATTAATGGCCTTGGACCAATTCCTGCTTTCGGATTAATAGGCGCAGCTTTAGCAACCACTATTGGAAGAAGCATTGGTGTTTTTTACCAATTGTATCATTTGTTTTCAGGAAAGGGAATTTTAAAAATTAAGATTCCATATTTTGCTCCGGATTTTACGCAGATAAAAGCTTTAGTAAAAATTGCTGCGCCTGGAATTTTACAATTTGTAATTGCTTCTTGTAGTTGGATTTTCTTGGCACAATTGGTAGCCACAACTGGTGGAGATCATGGTTCGGCTGGATATCAAACAGCACTTAGAATTATGATGTTTTTTATTCTTCCAGCTTGGGGATTGAGTAATGCAGCAGCCACTTTGGTTGGGCAAAACTTAGGAGCAAAACAGATTGAACGCGCTGAAAAATCAGTTTATACAACGGCACGATACAATGTGATTTTCATGGCTACGATTATGATTATTACTCTGGTTTTTGGGCAATATATTATTTCGTTTTTCACGAATGATCAGCAGGTCAAAACCATTGCAATTGAAGCTTTGCAGATTATGAGCATTGGATTTATTTTCTACGGAATCGGTATGGTTTTGATCAATACGTTCAATGGAGCAGGAGATACCTGGACGCCAACGGGAATTAATTTCTTCGGATTTTGGTTATTTCAGATTCCGCTG